The Aureispira anguillae genome contains a region encoding:
- a CDS encoding DUF72 domain-containing protein translates to MEFGKLKNISNVDFSMGEVPLSTTKLLKKIPKDNVKPSFYFGCTGWAMKEWLGKFYPKKTKAKEYLYHYARQFSTIELNTTHYRIPTVETIKNWYNLTDKTFKFSPKIPQSISHSTDLGAYGKEIDKFCTAIIGLKEKLGTSFIQLPPNFGPNRINILEQFLTKFPTDEVPLAVEVRHEDWFQKPTYFRLYLDLLASHNVGTVITDVAGRRDVLHLGLTTPTAMVRFVGNGLAPTDYERIDEWVDLLVNWMNQGLKEVYFFSHQPNNILSPDMCIYLIDALERKSDLRFSKKTKQIDDGQMSLF, encoded by the coding sequence ATGGAATTTGGAAAATTAAAAAATATTAGCAACGTTGACTTCTCTATGGGAGAGGTGCCGCTAAGTACTACAAAACTCTTAAAGAAAATACCAAAAGATAATGTAAAACCTAGTTTTTATTTTGGATGTACGGGATGGGCTATGAAAGAATGGTTAGGAAAATTTTATCCCAAGAAGACCAAAGCAAAAGAATATTTGTACCATTACGCTAGGCAATTTTCTACCATAGAATTAAATACAACACATTATAGAATTCCAACCGTAGAAACCATTAAAAATTGGTATAATTTAACCGATAAGACCTTTAAATTTTCACCTAAAATTCCACAATCTATCAGTCACAGTACGGATTTGGGGGCTTATGGAAAAGAAATTGACAAATTTTGCACTGCTATTATTGGTCTAAAAGAGAAATTAGGCACTTCATTTATACAATTGCCACCTAACTTTGGTCCTAATAGAATTAATATTTTAGAGCAGTTTTTGACAAAATTCCCAACCGATGAAGTTCCTTTAGCGGTAGAAGTACGCCATGAAGATTGGTTTCAAAAACCGACTTATTTTCGCCTATATCTTGATTTATTGGCGAGCCATAACGTTGGAACTGTGATCACAGATGTTGCGGGAAGGAGAGATGTTCTACATTTGGGATTAACAACTCCTACTGCCATGGTTCGTTTTGTAGGAAATGGGTTAGCTCCAACAGATTATGAACGAATTGACGAATGGGTAGATTTGTTGGTAAACTGGATGAATCAAGGGCTAAAAGAAGTTTATTTTTTCTCTCACCAACCCAATAATATCTTATCGCCTGATATGTGTATTTATTTAATAGATGCACTAGAACGCAAAAGCGACTTGCGGTTTTCTAAAAAAACAAAGCAGATAGATGATGGACAGATGAGTTTGTTTTAG
- the prmA gene encoding 50S ribosomal protein L11 methyltransferase has protein sequence MNYLKLTLEAEDKTVNDILVAHLSDFEFNGFSEEEGILVAYINEEDYNQKLQETLGDLKAQYQLSIQQELVADQNWNAKWESDYEPVWVDDFCAVRATFHQPITTVKHEIVVTPKMSFGTGHHATTYMMMKQMEKLDFSAKTVFDYGCGTGVLAILAQKLGATTLDAIDIDKWAYENTLENVAINNCGDTIGVYCGEIDAAPAQKYDVVLANINRNVILGTMDRMAARLKDGGVLLTSGFLEEDIDLVVKAAAEHGLKLVDTMKREKWRCLVLG, from the coding sequence ATGAATTATTTAAAATTGACTTTAGAGGCGGAGGATAAAACAGTAAACGACATTTTAGTAGCACACCTGTCCGATTTTGAGTTTAATGGCTTTAGCGAAGAAGAAGGTATATTGGTGGCTTATATTAATGAAGAAGATTATAACCAAAAACTACAAGAAACCCTAGGCGACTTAAAAGCACAATACCAATTGAGCATACAGCAGGAGCTCGTTGCGGATCAAAATTGGAATGCCAAATGGGAATCCGATTACGAACCTGTTTGGGTGGATGATTTTTGTGCCGTTAGAGCTACCTTTCACCAACCAATTACGACCGTAAAACACGAAATAGTAGTTACCCCTAAAATGTCATTTGGAACAGGGCATCATGCTACTACTTATATGATGATGAAGCAAATGGAAAAGCTAGATTTTTCTGCTAAAACAGTTTTTGATTATGGTTGTGGTACTGGGGTCTTAGCTATCTTAGCCCAAAAATTGGGGGCAACAACATTGGATGCTATTGATATTGATAAATGGGCTTATGAAAATACACTAGAAAATGTTGCCATTAATAATTGTGGAGATACTATTGGGGTGTATTGTGGAGAAATAGATGCTGCACCTGCTCAAAAATACGATGTGGTACTAGCCAATATCAATAGAAATGTGATCCTAGGTACAATGGATCGTATGGCAGCACGTTTAAAAGATGGGGGTGTTTTGCTGACTTCTGGTTTTTTGGAGGAGGACATTGACTTAGTTGTAAAGGCTGCTGCTGAACATGGTTTGAAGTTAGTTGATACGATGAAACGAGAAAAATGGCGTTGTTTGGTTTTGGGATAG
- a CDS encoding glycoside hydrolase family 113 gives MRVRFVAMGALVLFFSSCSWYHYNNPSVKKGILASKINGMAIMAPPSPFRTNPMPVLKQIGINWISIQPFAFFYKDQPDIQYSGYQWWGERPEGLIKTIELARKENLSILLKPQLWAYNQWVGDLAFEKEEDWVIFEDNYRNYILPMVKLADSLGVELFSVGTEMKRFALQRPEFWRALIEEIRTIYTGKLVYAANWDNYHRITFWDALDYIGVDAYFPLTPQKRPTVNALKEAWMPTVDSLHAFYKAWGRPVLFTEFGYMSLEACAYKAWLLEQMQEQAVLSEQAQANALQALLETFGEKSWWAGGFQWKWYVDLPSVLTPVQAARDYTPQGKKAMKVLEDLYKK, from the coding sequence ATGCGAGTACGATTTGTTGCAATGGGAGCTTTGGTGCTTTTTTTTTCTAGTTGTTCATGGTATCACTATAATAACCCTAGCGTAAAAAAAGGGATTCTTGCTTCAAAGATTAATGGAATGGCAATTATGGCTCCTCCTAGTCCTTTTAGAACCAATCCCATGCCTGTTCTTAAACAAATTGGGATTAACTGGATTAGTATTCAACCGTTTGCATTTTTTTATAAAGATCAGCCCGATATTCAATATAGCGGTTATCAGTGGTGGGGAGAGCGTCCAGAAGGATTGATTAAAACGATTGAGTTGGCTAGAAAAGAAAATCTAAGTATCTTGCTAAAGCCTCAATTATGGGCTTATAACCAATGGGTGGGGGATTTAGCATTTGAAAAGGAAGAAGATTGGGTGATTTTTGAAGACAACTATAGAAATTATATTCTGCCGATGGTTAAATTGGCGGATAGTCTAGGAGTAGAGCTGTTTTCGGTGGGGACAGAAATGAAACGATTTGCTTTACAGCGTCCTGAATTTTGGAGAGCATTAATTGAAGAAATTCGAACAATTTATACAGGAAAATTAGTTTATGCGGCCAATTGGGATAACTATCATCGGATTACTTTTTGGGATGCTTTGGATTATATTGGAGTAGATGCTTATTTCCCATTAACTCCCCAAAAAAGACCCACTGTCAATGCGTTAAAGGAGGCTTGGATGCCAACAGTAGATAGCCTTCATGCATTTTATAAAGCTTGGGGTCGCCCTGTATTATTTACAGAGTTTGGATATATGAGTTTAGAAGCTTGTGCCTACAAGGCTTGGTTGTTGGAGCAGATGCAAGAGCAAGCCGTATTGAGTGAACAAGCTCAGGCAAATGCTCTACAGGCTCTGTTAGAAACTTTTGGCGAAAAATCTTGGTGGGCAGGTGGTTTTCAATGGAAATGGTATGTAGATTTACCATCTGTGTTAACACCAGTTCAGGCAGCACGAGATTATACTCCCCAAGGAAAAAAAGCAATGAAGGTTTTGGAAGACTTATATAAAAAATAA
- a CDS encoding glycoside hydrolase family 113, translating into MQKIIIKLLRPLGILFAIIGFSGCATDQLPCELVPKGDLMNQKIKGMSVVAAQSPIQGAPIKQLQSLGVDWIATLPYGYYASGDPKIDSVSCCPLPTCPHGPSTKAAVIEVIQSAHAQGMKVMVKPQLWSATEWVGELSFDTEAKWDSFEISYTEFIMEWVDMAVTMNAEMFCVGTEIAKFVKHRPAYWSNLIQSIRQVYTGQLTYAANWDDYDEVTFWQELDFIGVDAYFPLLPDETPIVCDLIEAWKPYKDELSAFSASYNKPILFTEFGYLSLNGCAYKTWELESKMTATGMNEQAQANALHGLIEALAREDWWAGGFQWKWYADAVSASCEQDISKDYTPEGKIAADVLKVLYE; encoded by the coding sequence AATAATAATAAAATTACTACGCCCATTAGGAATCTTGTTTGCAATTATTGGCTTTTCGGGTTGTGCAACGGATCAACTGCCTTGCGAACTTGTTCCAAAGGGAGATTTGATGAACCAAAAAATCAAGGGAATGTCAGTGGTTGCTGCTCAAAGCCCAATTCAAGGAGCGCCAATTAAACAACTTCAATCGCTAGGAGTAGACTGGATTGCTACCTTACCTTATGGTTATTATGCTAGTGGAGATCCTAAAATTGATAGTGTTTCTTGTTGCCCTTTGCCAACCTGTCCACATGGTCCTTCAACCAAGGCGGCGGTTATTGAAGTCATTCAATCGGCTCATGCACAGGGCATGAAAGTGATGGTTAAACCCCAGCTTTGGTCTGCTACAGAATGGGTAGGAGAGTTGTCGTTTGATACAGAGGCTAAGTGGGATAGTTTTGAGATTAGTTATACAGAGTTTATTATGGAGTGGGTTGATATGGCTGTTACCATGAATGCAGAGATGTTTTGTGTAGGAACAGAAATTGCAAAATTTGTAAAGCACAGGCCTGCTTATTGGAGCAATTTGATTCAATCCATTCGACAAGTATATACGGGACAATTGACTTATGCTGCGAATTGGGACGATTATGATGAGGTGACTTTTTGGCAAGAGTTGGATTTTATAGGAGTGGATGCTTATTTTCCCTTGCTTCCAGATGAAACGCCTATTGTTTGTGATTTGATAGAGGCTTGGAAACCTTACAAAGATGAACTGTCTGCTTTTTCTGCATCTTATAACAAACCTATTTTATTTACGGAATTTGGTTATCTAAGTTTAAACGGTTGTGCTTATAAAACTTGGGAATTAGAGTCTAAGATGACCGCAACAGGAATGAATGAACAGGCTCAAGCGAACGCATTGCATGGATTGATAGAGGCTTTGGCTAGGGAAGATTGGTGGGCAGGTGGTTTTCAATGGAAATGGTATGCTGATGCAGTTAGTGCTTCTTGTGAGCAGGACATTTCAAAAGATTATACTCCTGAAGGTAAGATAGCCGCAGATGTATTAAAAGTATTGTATGAATAA